The Episyrphus balteatus chromosome 3, idEpiBalt1.1, whole genome shotgun sequence genome segment ttttctaaaataaaaaaaaaactaaaaagctttgttataaaagaaataaaatttcatactTTGTTTGGAGGCCAAAACCATTTAACGAgatgtttttgtaactttaaaccTGATTTTGTTTGCtataagattttaatttttttttaatttcttagaaaaattctttttatgttttatgaaaGCTTTAATTTTCAAAGCAACTTTAAACATGAGAGCACGCGCTCCTCAGTCGtgtatttaaaaacaacttgatttagtaaatttcaattaaattgcaTTCAGATCATATCAATTTGACAACATAATTTTTATCAGTGTACGAACAATGTTactcattatttaaaaaaaattatgatttactTTTACCTTTGTTCCCAAAACTTTATTGATATTGATATGCCCTAAACATAAACCAAAACCAATATCTATCGATGATTTCAATAAAATGAAAGCGAAGAGTATTTGTCAAATTTCCATTAGAAAAAGGTAAGCAagtactaaataaaaaaaaatatacaaaaaaaaaaaaaatacctttgcGTGCGTAATAATTTATCAACATAACTATGATCACGTTTCAACGAAGAAGTAGTCAGCAactaatgaatttatttttttttttattttaaatttcatgaatgaattataaaaattgctTCGAACTTTTACCATTCCACAAATAGCTGCAAGACGTTTGCAAACTAAATCCGCTATGTTGACGGACTTAAATCAAAGAGTGTCTACATCGTGCAAATCCTTTTATAGCCAAAGTGAACTTCATGATTGTGTTCTTACATTTTTAgcatttcctctttttttttcaaaactcaagcGGCTAGCCATCAGAGACAAAGTTTCTTGACTTAATATTCAAGAAACGACTTCTGGAAATTCTTTAATCCAAAGTTTAACTTCTTCTTCTACGGCATGTCAACCAAAATTGTAAAATCGAAATTTGTGACACTGATTTGCAGCTATCTTCGTATAGTTTGGGTCCGTTTGATACCTTCGTCGTGATGTCGTTTTCATTTTGTTGGgtgacttaattttttttttcgggtgtGGATTTATTAAAAACCACCTACGCTGTGGATTTTTCATTCAATTGTTGTTCAACGGTCATCGATTAATCACCAGCCGAGTGCTTTCTGTAGACCTTTTGTCGTTTCGACTCCTTATATCGATCGTCAGTTTGGATTATAACGCTAACAGTCGTTACATTcgaaggactttttttttgtaaaaggattaaccgaaaaaattaaataaataaaattaaaaatggcttTAAATCAAAGATTCCTTACTGCCTTAGTGGTTGTGTGTTTTGTGGTCAACGAAGTAGTTTGTCGGCAAATTGCCGAAAGCACTGTTAATAATAGTGATTCCGATGTTAGCGGTTGGTTttgaaatgatattttttttagatagtgAATAAAAGTGCTAAATTCGGTATTATTTCAGAGGGACGTACATTTGGACATCACTTTTTGAAAAGGATAAGCTTTGCAATTGTTCCTGGTGCATTTGTTGTTGGTGTGATTACAACGCTTTTGGCTGCCTTGACTGTTGTCTCAATGAAGGGTCTTGGAGTTGGTGTaagtgaaaaattaatttgtttttatatttctttattttattgattgtATAATTTTTCATTAGCTCATTTTGTTGATCCTTACCATCGGCCAACTTATGTCAAGGGCGATACCTCAGGCTCAAGCTTCTCCTCTTGCCGCACCAGTTCCGGTCATTTACTCTCATGCTCATTCTCAACAGCCCGTTTTTCTTGAAAAGGAATGGTAATAAACTCTTGACTGAAATTAGAAATTAAATCGCAGGATGATGAATGcagcaaaaccaaaaaaataagaaataactaGATGTACATTAGTAGTTCTaagatttattaaattatttatttatttatttatttatattagcGAACTTTGTtggacttttttctttttcttttctttgccgatacatttttttcaagtaagtagacaaaaaattattttaatttagataaaaaaaggAAGGATATCACCAAGGTTATAAAAGATTATGTGGATTGCATAAGGTTtaatttttggcattctccaagTACTACAAGTATAGGTACATAACGTCACGTAAAAACAATCATTAATTTggataaaatcataaaaatatggCATACAACTTTCAGGAATTGACGTTGTTTTACTGCATCCGTTTTGAggaattcaaaataattatttttagaaaattggaaGTTATTGCGAAAAAGAATTgcaaatttcttcaaattaatCTCAAAATTGAGTAAGACTTCAGATATTTCCTTGctcagtttttcaaaatgaattagTTCAAGTACTATtgatgagaaaaaataaaattagaggaaaaaaaatattgatcatACAATTTTTGGCACAGGTGGCTGGGTATTGGTTAAAGTTTTCAACTAGCAATAGTTGCAGGGTCATAAGTCCATGAGTCAAAATTCCATAATGGACTACTGTACTGACTCAATTGGGTGGATTATAAGTccacaaatcaattatgggctTACAACCCACCCAAGGGAGTCAAAAAAGTGAGCCAGAGGAGTCCCTAGTAACAAAAAGGATGTGGATTTAAGCTgcttaagaaatatttatttgtaaacaaTGTGGAAacgctcaattttttttttcgagaatatttgtttatagtttttttttttaaatttcttataattttttttttttatatcttatgatttttgttttacctGACGCGAGTTGAGTTTTTAGAGGGGAAGTATTTCGGAAAACAAATCGGGCTAATTAATGATCACGTTGAGATCATAATCAAATAGGTAAACCCCAATTAATTGGCGAAAAACGAAGCGGAAAATTTTTCACACAAgaaaatctatttaatttgcACAAGCCAAAGGCGAAGAagatgtttaaacaaaaaatatttagcttTCATGTCTAAGGTCTTTTAAGTTTcatcaaaaaagaaacaaagtaACGAAATCGAAGCTTTGCAAGAATTGACATCTGAAAGTTTTGTTTGTCGCTTGTAGCGTATTCATAGACACTGTTTAAGctgcttttaagaaaaactcgagTTTATCCCATTTGAATTGCATTGGCTAAACTCCAGTTTAAGTTAAACAACaactatgaatatggcccattaTAATCACTTTGAGGAGTCGGAGGGTGAATGTTCCTTcgactatttattttattttatttttggcaaatttgtatttgtgtgAACTCCGTCAAATGGTTTCAAAATCAAACGAGTTTAAATAATCATTAAAATCTTCTTAATCTTGAAGAGGTGGTTAGAATTCTGAACtcaacttttaactttaatcgattattattgttttgttattcTACCCATACtttcaaaaaacttattaaaatgtTGGAGTTGGTCATTAAATGATCTGGCTGACTTCGTTAAATGCAAAATTGTATGTTTTGTATTTCTCCAAATAAtcatttttcgttttaaatttgtatgatctcaataaaaaaaatatttaaaggctTCAGAAAAGTGAAATTTATTGATTACCataaattgattgattttttcgACTCCTACAAACTGTCTACCAATATCAGATACTGTAATTTTCACCATAATTTATTATTCAGAATGCATACACTGATGATATTTGTCATCGGTATGTTAATCAAAAGAatgtttatttcttatttttgtaataGGTCACGATTTGGGGCAGATTGACTGATCAAAAAGAACATGGTTGGATATCGAAAAGGAAGTGAGGACGTGCTTAAAATGAATGGAAATAAATACAGCCAAAAGCGATTGCGATGCTTGAGTTGTTTTGACTGTGGCCAAAAATTGTTCTTATCAGATTTTTAGTGTTCACCCAtggttgaatttaaaaaaagtgtgttttttttgtttaaagaattgCGAAAAGAACTGAAGGTTTAAAAAACATTCTTATGTGATAATTTTTAGAATAATATAATAAGAATAATATTCTCaataatttaagtaaaaaaaaactcaaatcatAATAACCAGAGCTTAAAAGAAGCGTATTAAATAAAAGCAACCCGGATCAGTTGAAGATTAGTGGGTTAAAATTTTGATAagatttttacagtttttacccacatttttttatgttactTATTTTAGTAACATTTCATAGAGAAATTTGTTTGTCTCAAAAAATGACCCTTACAATTCtgatacattttttgtatttcaaaatgttcctacttttaaaattaaaaaaaaggttgaacCGCATCTGCCCAACCgggatttggattttttaaaaacattcgtaaaattataattatttgtaAAATTGCTTATTatgtgtaaaaattattttatttattgtaaatttattcattttgtaaaatttgtttttagataCTTTATCATAAGATTTAATCTTGTAGTATCATGTAATTTagattataataaataaatacaaatacaaaactattctcaagttttttgaaaaatcattctttttgAGAACgattgaatgaatttttttgaaattcatattttttgtaggtatgttttttttttatgtttgaaattttttattcttaaaaataagaaataagattttaatttatttttgtaattttgtaaaataaaaatacttggttctaaaaaaaatgcctTATTGATGTATCAAAGACTTGAGATAAATTCAAAGAACCTGTTTGGCGATGTGGTGATGATTGGTCCTAGCAAAATGTGAGTATTCGAAATCGTTAGGTAATTGAAAAGTACTTTCAAACCGAGGAAccttagaaatttttttggacaaattCTTGGACGAAATGTAGACATTATCTTGTAGTTCTGTTTACAGGCGACCGATCGCGATGGAGCGTCGTTTAAATTGAATACAGGATATCGATTACTTCAGTTTCGAATACATACCTACCTCAAAACTTTGATGTGATAAGTAGTTCAGTAAACGGATTTAAATCAAGGGATGAAAAACTTCTGCGAGTAGGTACTATAAAATGGTTCAATATTTATAAGCTTGATTgttcaaaactaattttgtcTAGTTTTCtggaataatatttttgaataagttttatgtattaaatcttgaaaaattgccaccatttattataaaaagcactgttaaatttttattaaacaaaaaaaaaaaataaaaaaaagttgaacctAAATAGtttattctaaaaattcctAATACCCCTTTAATACGTTTTccctttttatcaaataaatgtAACACGATTGagtacaaacaatttttaatataaaaaaaaaaaatcaacacactttttatatcaataaacttacattttccAAGAAAATTCGCTTCGCACCCATTTAGCTTAATTGATTAGTCAAAGTTGCCTTTTTCTACCAATAACACATCAATCTCATCTAGATTTGTCTGGATCTGGACTCGATATCAATATTGGTCATGTTCTACATGCATATACACAACACGCTCCAAGTAATCAAACACAATTCTACTCTGATCCATTAGCACTATTCcccttttagtttttttttctttcaatccAGAGAAGGACTTCAATTGAattacaaaagaagaaaaaaaaaatccaattacaGATTGATCTAGATATCCCATTAAAATTAAGTAGAACAAGAAAACAAACGTTTGCGCTCGATTGAATCTGAAATCAGTTTTCCCATCATCTTGTGTGCGCCCGACTATGCCGCGTACTAGTCcagattctatttttttttattttttccttccaGATGGTAGCTCCCTGTATAGGTTAAACAAATCATGTTCCAGTCCAGGTGGTGGAGAAGATGCATCATCTCTTATTAAAAACCAAGCAAGCAACTTCTCCTACATTGTGGTGGGATCAAGTTTTGTAAGAGGTTTGCAAACATGTTTGTGGGACAAGTTTTCGCTCTTCAAACGACCAATAAATAATATTCCCGACACATCCGCAAAATGTGGGATACGATTTCGCTATAGACCATAACTGTTACAACCATTCGATACTACCATTTGAATCTTACCATCATCAGAACAAATGAATGAAGACGCTAGCTAAGAATTggtatagaaaacaaaaatttcctttCCTTCTTTGGCTGGAATTTCTGGATTTCTTTGAAATTCTATCGAAGCTACGGCATCGGTTCCAGCCATATAGAACTCGACTTTAGTTAATAAAATCCCAAGTGGCTGAAGATTTTCAGCATTTAGCAGATATCCATTCAAGTATCAAGTCACGTAGTAGAGTGTTGTTACTCCAGAAGAAAATTGGCAGTGCGGTGTAAAGTTTTTGATCTTTAAGACAACGCCAAGTGAAATGACTTAAAATGAAGTTGGTTCTATTTAGTGTTTTCATAACTTTAAGTTCAGTTTTGGCAATAGAATTAGAAAAAGAGTCTGCGGACATAATTATTGATCAAAGTACAAATGATGGTGAAGTTAATTTAAGTGTTTCGGAAAGTGTGGGCGAAGAAGTCAATTCAGGGGATCAGGAAGATGGTCGAAGTATTGATGAAACGATTTATGCTCATCATGAGAATCAGCataaagtctttgagaaaaagGCTAAACCTTTAAGGAACATCTTCTTGGGGATATACAAAAACTACAAGAGTACATATTTGGGAAATAGGACTTCTTCGCAATATCGGGAATTGCTGAAAGATCGTCACGCGGTGGCAACAACAACTACCGAAGAGACTCCAACGACAGTTGAAAGCAGCCAAAAGCTTCgcaagaagaaaaagaaaaggcGCAAGAATAAGAAGAAGCGAGCTGGAGCCACTTCTGGTGAGGATCCTTTAATCTACAGTCATGATGAGGAATATCGATATAATTTCGGAACTGGAGTCAATATGAGTTTGGACATGAAAAACGATCTTGTGAGTTTGAATCTTAACGAGGAATGCTTGAAGGATATTTTATTAGGACGATGGAATGAACCTGCAGTTGAAGGTAATTATTACAACCCACATTTCAAATATCATTTGGCTTAAACTAACATTTTTCTTTCAGGTCGTggtaaaaaatatgaaatggtttcaaaaattcttcCTCTATTCATAATTCCCTTTCTCATACAATCGGCAATTATTCCATTTTTGGTAACCAAATTGAAATTGTTGCTGATTAAATCGATTTTGGTTGGCAAATTGGCAATATTCCTTTTAGTGATTTCAGCACtaaaaaataatagtaaaaaTGCACCTACTTATGAGGTAGCTCCATCGTATTGGGCAGGAGAACCGAGTAGACGATCGGAAGCATATAATGGATATCGTGTTGAAGGGAGACCGAGTACTTTAATTAactaaaacaaataacaaacttATCTTGGGACAAAAAATTCTAAGTGCAATAATGACTTAAAAAATGTGAACTTCAAAGtggcaataaatttaaaataatctataaattgtgtttgaatattttttaaaaatttttaagaaaaagaatcAAGCAACAaatcaaaactttaaaacaatTAATCAAGGTATTCATTTTATAGAGTGTACTAAAATTGGAATGGATGCATTATTTTATATAGGTAGAGACATTATATCCTTTAAAACAATCCTTTTGGCATTTCGTAGAAAGATTTCCGAAGATTGAAGGGAGATGGAAGTAATCAAAactgaaatatttgttttggtaAAATCATAGACATATCGTAGTTAtatgatttttgatattttttttaaattcttaaaccAAGATAATTACTTTAGAAAGAGGCTGCAAGAAACGAAACCCATTATTTTTTCTACGACTTACATATACATAAATGAGgcattcagaataataatgggtcaagtccatttaAAATTAATGCATTATTTTGAGCTTTGAGTAGCTTTTTCTCAAGAAGTAAAGGATGTTTTGAAGCAAATGTTTCACAGATCAATAGCTCTATAAATCCAGACTATcattttatttgacataaaactatacttttaatttttaagaccttaaaacatctAACGTATAGAAAAGTGCACTTAACCCATTTTATTATTCTAAACACCTTATATATATTTCAATAACGATATCTTTAAAATGACAAGTTACATAAAAATTAATGatacatataaatttttgtaagaacTTTTAGTAATTGATTAATTCTGTGATAggtgaaatggtaacggagttacgaataacagagttacgcgcgacagagttacggccgtcaaagttacgagaaaccgaagttacgaaaaactagagttacgaattctaaagttatgttaagctatgacatgtgatttttgggttggcaacaattgcgaggaacgatatggaattatggaaacataaataagagaatatcgatacgttggtgcaatattagttggacaaataagaagttaatttcaattatgtcccccaaacttacataaatatactaatgtttttttttctatttcaatgtttttgcggtcttctcacaaaaacaaaaccatatatgtatatctatacctatccaatcaaaattttacaagattaaataacacccattttcgatttactcatttagttctgaccaatgagaaaaatgttaatctcttgtttgtatttccataattccatatcgttcctcgcaattgttgccaacccaaaaatcacatgtcatagcttaacataactttagaattcgtaactctagtttttcgtcacttcggtttcgcgtaactttgacggccgtaactctgtcgcccgtaactctgatattcgtaacttcgtcggctTCCCCAtgttttttaatctttgttttaaAACATAGTTGGAAATAGTATAACGCTAAAATGGTCTAAAAGTgtgtttataagtttttttttttactattttaatgctatgatagtttttctcaaaaacggctataaaaaataaaaaatatacaaataaggtcgtacttttaaaattacttgATTCTTGATTTcgtaaaataatttcaaaacaatagttttatatttaaaaaaaaaaggtttcaatttttgttttttttttaatccaataattcaatttaattgaacctttgtttttatgtgtcagttaatattttcttttaagggccaatttttcaatagtcagttaaacagtcagttagtacttattccccagatagggaaaaaaatcaatttttcaacagtccgATACAGCTTATTCCTTTGATAAAACATTTAATAGAGGAATAAAAGTATCTGCTTCTTCCAgagacaaataaaatttattctaaggaataatctgaacaaaaatattgtgtcagttgtcaaagctgttttgaagaaaatattgataaaatggatttctttggtattataaatataaagatgctattttttcacaaatttgaggaccaacacatttaaaaaatacaagggaacacaagaaaaaaaaatgacgtctagttttgaatatttttgaatttgacattttttttgttattctgtagaatagagttttcttgattgaaaaataaaattttgttatctGGTTGTTTATGAGCGTAATATGAGCTGTTATAAAAGATAGTTATGTACTTGATTCTTGATTTcgtaaaataatttcaaaaacataattttttcaatttttgttctttttttttaatccgataattccattttattgaaattttgttcttatgtgtcagttaatattttcttttaagggcaaatttttcaatagtcagttaaacagtcagttagtacttattcctaaggatggagaaaaaatcaatttttcaacaggcagatatagcttattcctaagaataaaactatctgcttctttcagagacgaataaaaattattgtaaggaataatctcaaaaaaatattgtgtcagttgtcaaagctgttttgaaagaattttgaaaaaaatacagtggaatacaaggaaacaaaaacaatcatgaataaaaatgacgtttaattttaaatgtttttgaatttgacaatttttgtttgttattctgtagaataaattattcttgattgaaaaattcaatgtttttatctgattgtttatgagcctaataactttattcgtcgaacagttaactgactgtttattagaagattgaaaaatcggctctaagtggcataaaaattctttttttgatcttttttttttataaaaaaaaaaaaactattttcaacaaaaaatttctttgttttacaaaaaattaaggcaTACTTCGTCTTGATGAGGTCGAAACCATTTAAGAAGATGGTTTTGTtactttaaaccaaatttttgagtttgtttttattttttaaatttcttaaaaaaagttttgtaccTCTGaacttttaaaaagcttttacaTTCCAAGCAACTTTTAATATAAGAGCTAGTACTTGCGACCcatttgtgcattttatttataaaaacaatcatcataatcaattttttttaaaaccagacTACaagattttcatataaaaatcataaagccctgatttttcaatcgtcagttagactatcagcaaaataaatgtcaatataaaaaaaatattcctaggaataagccctaactgaggtttatcagactattgaaaaattggcccttaataatatttatgttcTATGTTAAATCAGAAAGTTATATATTATTTCTAAATCTAGAAATTTTTGCAATGTACATACAACATATAGGATTTTTATATTCATAATAATGATTTGAATGTATGTGTGTAATTGAGGAAATGACATAACGCTAAAATATTCCCTAAAAATGAGTAGTTCAGGAGCAACAGTttcttaattaatattatttttgaaaaacccaCCCATGGAATATCTcaataaaatacttttgaatGAAATATGCAGATTGCCTGCAAAAAAGGGAAAAaccaaattatattttcatatacctgcggtatatttcattcatattttccATAACTAAGTCTTGTGAATGAAGTGACGTGGTATATTATTtgccaaagttttttttattacctgTAATATAAGGTCATAAAACTTTGTTGATAAATATTgacaaatacatattttttgtgaaTAAGGAGGATCATCTCCAGAATTAAGTCATTATTGTACCTATGacctaaaaaatttcattcaaaaatatattttttacctgTTTTAAACAGAACAACCCTAATTTTTTTAACGAGTAAAAATATGAAACATTTTTGGTATAAATAGTCAAGGGTTCAGAAAAAACCATACAGATTGAATTGGTTATCCGAGCTTAAAGAACATACctgtttaaaaataatgttgacgcttgttttaaaaattacgaACATGAATATCAAATTTGTAACCATGGCATTATTTTTGACTTGCATTATTACTTCTGTCAGTAGCATTCGAAATCCTGGAGATGTCTTAGCAACGCACAATGGACTGATTCACAAAATtgtaagttttcttaattttttaatttaataaatagatAATGTtagtaatttcaatttttctcctTTAGCAGCTGAAATCAACATTTCCATTAAAGGAAACCATGGGACCTAGTCTAGAACTAGCCCTCGCAAGTTGTCAAGAAGGCTTTAAATGGGATCGATGGAACTGCCCCAGTACGGATTTTCTATCAAAACGAAACTCAAAACATTTGGATCGGGAAAGTGCTTACGTTGTTACAATAACGACAGCTGCTCTTCTCTACACCATAACCAAGAATTGTTCTTCCGGCGGAATTCCAGGATGTGGATGTGCAGAAGATACAAATAATCAATTTGCTAAATGTTCCGATGATACCGACTATGCTGAGCAAGTAGTTGGAACAATTTTGAACAACTCACAGGAAGACAGTTTAGACGTTCAAGCTTATGCTGTGTTACACAATAATAGAGCAGCAAAAATTGCAGTTCGACAGTCAATGCGACGGTATTGCCGCTGCGAAGACGATTTGCTTGCATGCAATGAAAATAAGTGTTGGCATTCACTTAGACCTTTTGCTGACATAGCGAATAAAGTGAGAAAAATGTATGACAATGCGTTAGTAGTAAATGCTGACAATTCAGGAACTGTCAACTGGAAACACATCCCGGAGGATGTTTTGGTTTATGTTGATGACTCTCCAAATTACTGTAATATTAATGCTATTCCTGGATGGACCGGAATGC includes the following:
- the LOC129915986 gene encoding protein apnoia, which encodes MALNQRFLTALVVVCFVVNEVVCRQIAESTVNNSDSDVSEGRTFGHHFLKRISFAIVPGAFVVGVITTLLAALTVVSMKGLGVGLILLILTIGQLMSRAIPQAQASPLAAPVPVIYSHAHSQQPVFLEKEW
- the LOC129913706 gene encoding uncharacterized protein LOC129913706, with amino-acid sequence MKLVLFSVFITLSSVLAIELEKESADIIIDQSTNDGEVNLSVSESVGEEVNSGDQEDGRSIDETIYAHHENQHKVFEKKAKPLRNIFLGIYKNYKSTYLGNRTSSQYRELLKDRHAVATTTTEETPTTVESSQKLRKKKKKRRKNKKKRAGATSGEDPLIYSHDEEYRYNFGTGVNMSLDMKNDLVSLNLNEECLKDILLGRWNEPAVEGRGKKYEMVSKILPLFIIPFLIQSAIIPFLVTKLKLLLIKSILVGKLAIFLLVISALKNNSKNAPTYEVAPSYWAGEPSRRSEAYNGYRVEGRPSTLIN
- the LOC129913707 gene encoding wnt inhibitor of Dorsal protein, producing the protein MALFLTCIITSVSSIRNPGDVLATHNGLIHKIQLKSTFPLKETMGPSLELALASCQEGFKWDRWNCPSTDFLSKRNSKHLDRESAYVVTITTAALLYTITKNCSSGGIPGCGCAEDTNNQFAKCSDDTDYAEQVVGTILNNSQEDSLDVQAYAVLHNNRAAKIAVRQSMRRYCRCEDDLLACNENKCWHSLRPFADIANKVRKMYDNALVVNADNSGTVNWKHIPEDVLVYVDDSPNYCNINAIPGWTGMRGRQCSREKGRHVSAQEKQSCRNLCRSCGLRTRGQAVVVKKRCNCRFSWCCEVKCEICVSVEKQHYCD